The Phoenix dactylifera cultivar Barhee BC4 unplaced genomic scaffold, palm_55x_up_171113_PBpolish2nd_filt_p 000204F, whole genome shotgun sequence DNA segment AAATCATAGTAGAAGTCCATCATTTGATGCATCAGTCATTCATAATTCGCTCTAAACTAAGAAACTTCGTGCACTGATATCACAACCATCAGAAAGGAATCATGTGTGACATTGTTCACATAAATAAAAGGAAATGGAATCTTCAGTGTTTTAAAAATGCGGTGCATAAGGCTGCATATGCGGCTGTAGATGCGGTTGCAGTCCCTTGACCATAGCGCACTGCGTATATGCGGTTACTACATGCAATCATTCTGCATAAAGGCCGAAGGGAGTCCACCTAATACTATGCTGCCGTACTTGTGGCTCATTTAGCATTTTATGGCTGCATATGTGGCCCACTTAGCATTATGGGGCCAACTATGTAGCCCACTCTAATATGGTCCTGTTCGGATGGAGTATGTTCGGACTAATGATTAGGTTGGATTTAGGTTTCCATTATGTTATAATTATTGTTATTGGTATTAACTAATAGGCAGTAATTGTTAGTTGTTATTGCTATTAATATTGATATTGTTTGCCCAAAAAAATAttgctattattattattatttttattgcccttatatattttatttattttatataattaaaaaaatactatCCATATATGCACTTGTATATGTAGCCTGTATAATGCATATGCACTTTATGGTCCCTTAATGCATCTGCTTTTTAAGCTGGAGGTATAGAATGCAATTAATTAGTGGCAGTGCAGTCCAGAAAGTTTAGGTTATCCATTGGGAGAATGTTTTGACTTTCCAACTATTCAGGAAATAAATGAAGAACATTTTAAAGATACTTTCATGTCCACATTAGTTTGTCTATGGTTTCTCGTTGTTTTTGCTCTGTCTTGTTCCGTTGTTTCCGCTGAGATCCCCTCCAGTAGTCCTGAGAGAGTATACTTTTCTTTTGACATGGTTTGTTTGACTTGGTTAAAAATGAGATGGTTGTTTTTGAAGTGGTTTCTGTAAGTTAactttgaatgcttgtttttcggGGCAAGATCAACCATAAGCAGACTCATCTCTAAGCCTTGTTGTCATATTGTTAGATATTTCAAATATACAAAATATCTTTGTTTTGGTTATTCCTTATGTGCAATAATCACTTCAAGTTGCCTTGTTCTTGAGATTATCAGAGGACTGTCAAGTTTATACCAAACATCACAATGCAAACTGAAATGTAGTTGGCCTATAATcaacttttttccttttatttcctGTTTCCCTTTCATATAATAGGGAGTTGGTTTTGCAAGGCACCTTTCCATGGTATCTTTATCAACAGCAAGCTGCAGTTTTCATATTAATGATAATGAATTTATGTGCAAGGTTACTTTGCAACTCTTTTGTTGGTTATGGAGAGATCTGAAGTTACTCTTTTTTTGAAGGTGAATGGTGAGACACTTGAGCAAGAGTTGAGTCACAGCCAGAGAAGTGCGTATTACTCTGTTTTCTTCTACGCCTCATGGTGCCCattctccagcaacactcgaCCCATTTTTGATGCCCTCAGCTCCATTTTTCCTCAAATAAAACACTTAGCAGTTGAACAATCTTCTTCCATGCCAAGGTACGTGTAAAGTTATTGTACCTGTAATGTTTGTTGCATTAAAATATACATGATCGGTTTTCTGAGCACGACATTTTCTCACATGCCATGCAGTGTATTCTCAAGATATGGGATTCACAGTTTTCCAGCTATACTATTAGCCAATAGGACAGTGATGGTTCGATACCGTGGCTCAAAAGACCTCAACTCTCTTGTGAGTTTCTACAAGAAAACTACAGGTGGATCCCTTGTGCTTTTCTAAATTTCTTCCAATTGATTTGTCTTAATCCACATAATTCACGTCTGTTGTTTATGACTCTATAATCTGTATTCAAAAGTTACTTAAACTTGAAGGCAAACCAGAAGCAGATCTTTGAGTATGCCAACTGGCTCAGTTGGTAAAGTCACCGGTGTAGTCTGTCTTCAAGAGTTTTCAAAACTTGAAGGCAAACGAGAAGCTATATCTTTGAGTCCGCCAACTGGCTTGGTTGGTAAAGTCACTGGGTGTCGACACCCAGTGACCTGGGTTCTAGAGCTGCCCTTACATGATTTGTGGCAGGTTCTTGCAACCTTGCACTCAAGGCAGGGTTTTTATCTCTCGTTTTGCTTAGGGTACAAGAGTGATTTGATTGGCCTGAAACAAACAGTGTCCTGGTTTAACTTAAGTTGTATTGGTGGTCATAGATAACCTGTTTCTGTTCTTCTTATACTCATAAACAGTCCGAGATTCAGAATTTTCTGGATCTTTATAACTTCCATGTGATGCACGCATCAGCTGATGGAAGAAAGGTCATCAGACTGTTTCTGAAACCCTTCCAGGTACATCTCATTCTTATCTGCACTTATACTCTTCTGCTTTCCGGATGCAGGTTTTGATCCTGTTTCATTTTTTGCTGTTGAACCGCCCAGCAGTTCAAGAAATGCAAGATCCCTCTGGCCAGTGGAGGGATCTGCAAAGGAACTGATAGCCCACGAACCTTACATCGCaattagttttctttttatctGTCTAAAGGCAATCCTGCGGTTCTTCCCTGTGATCTTCATCCACCTCAGAGCTTTCTGGGTTTCACTCGCCTGGCATCTGAACTTGGGGATCCTGGGCGAATGGAGCCAGCTTTTGGAGCGAGCACAACATGTATTTGATATCAAGAAACTGTGGAGCAGGCTTAGGCTCTGCAATAAGTCAAAGAACTTTCAGAAGGGGGCGAACAATGCTCGGGCCTGGGCTTCATCCGTTGCTTCTGTCTCACTGGGCGACTCGTCTGCCTCAAGAGTGACCCCTCCAGGCTCATGATTTTATCCTCATTTAATCAAAGCAATGGGTGGTTGGagtagtcttcatgttctcaaggAGCAAATTAATCTCATCAGTTTCCTCGTGTTATGTATCACTGTTTGTACCTGTTCCTCTTCGGTTTTGGGATTAGGGACATGGGGAAGCATCATAGCATGTAAATCTTTGGGAACGTCATCTTTttgtatattaaatatattgtggaaagaaaaagcatttaaatttatgagctatcatatgctatatcattcttgtgtGGCTGAAAGTAACTTTCATTGATGTTTgacgtacatacttatattaattatataagttttttgatagccggtttatgatttcatgatatgTGCATCGATTTCTTGTGgttttcaaattcatattacTATTGTATTGGTATGGATGTATAGAGATTTTTACTGGGCTATAAATTtcacttcctttttttttctcttttcagagCCGCAGGACACATAGACTTGGAAGGGTTGGGGGCAGAGTTCGAGTGTTAGAGTCATTAGTCAGTTAGATAGTTTACTTTGATATTGTTGAACATTaaaagtttttgtaattaaatcaaattgattatctaaacatgttagatttgtctatttaaattaattaaattatttgtgaaGTTATCagatttttgttcatcataggccttgcataatCTTTAGGGTACTACTCTAGAGCTCATATGGGGACAAGGCATGACAATTCCTTGTTATGGGGACAATTCAATTTAAGTTGCTAGAGATGCATAAATTAAACCAATGTTTAGT contains these protein-coding regions:
- the LOC103717646 gene encoding 5'-adenylylsulfate reductase-like 5, coding for MAVSPFPLLVFLCIASVSSPRSSAAASATAAPLCPRSDIPVLDVVRSQCPLWIEPSSSLEVNGETLEQELSHSQRSAYYSVFFYASWCPFSSNTRPIFDALSSIFPQIKHLAVEQSSSMPSVFSRYGIHSFPAILLANRTVMVRYRGSKDLNSLVSFYKKTTGFDPVSFFAVEPPSSSRNARSLWPVEGSAKELIAHEPYIAISFLFICLKAILRFFPVIFIHLRAFWVSLAWHLNLGILGEWSQLLERAQHVFDIKKLWSRLRLCNKSKNFQKGANNARAWASSVASVSLGDSSASRVTPPGS